One window of the Gemmatimonas sp. UBA7669 genome contains the following:
- a CDS encoding pyridoxal phosphate-dependent decarboxylase family protein, giving the protein MSFVPDAPPVPLHGDLAPDDFRRVAHAAVDWIADYLEHPERHPVRSQVAPGDIVRALPAAPPTHGESLDAMLADVQQTLLPGITHWNHPGFFAYFANSGAYPGILAELLTAGLNANGMLWITSPAVTELEQVTLDWLRQLMGLSAPWFGEITDTASVSTFYALAAARERIAPSVRTEGMAGRADLPRFRVYCSEHAHSSIDKAVIALGLGHHNLVKIPADDMLRMRPDALRDAMAADVAQGYRPMAVVPCVGTTSATSVDPVAAVVQVAREYDCWVHVDAAYAGVAAIVPELRYVMDGVDGADSFVVNPHKWLFTPMDCSVLYTRHPDVLKQAFALLPEYLVTRTGSEAVNLMDYGIQLGRRFRALKLWMTLRAYGAEGLAERIRFHCELAREFAGMVHFEGGWELTAPVTLSLVCFRHVPSDMDEVALAAHNARIMERVNARGRVYLSHTKLNGRYTLRLAVGNIRSDREHITLAWQELRDAARAELAN; this is encoded by the coding sequence ATGAGCTTCGTCCCAGACGCCCCACCCGTTCCGCTGCACGGCGACCTCGCCCCCGACGACTTCCGCCGCGTGGCCCATGCGGCCGTGGACTGGATTGCCGACTACCTCGAGCACCCGGAGCGTCACCCGGTACGCAGCCAGGTGGCCCCAGGCGACATTGTGCGCGCGCTGCCTGCCGCGCCGCCCACGCACGGCGAGTCACTGGACGCCATGCTGGCCGACGTGCAGCAGACCCTGCTGCCTGGCATCACGCACTGGAATCATCCGGGCTTCTTTGCCTACTTCGCCAACTCGGGCGCCTACCCCGGCATTCTGGCCGAGCTGCTCACGGCGGGGCTCAATGCCAACGGCATGCTCTGGATTACCAGTCCGGCCGTCACGGAGCTCGAGCAGGTCACGCTGGACTGGCTGCGTCAGCTCATGGGCCTCAGCGCGCCGTGGTTTGGCGAGATCACGGATACGGCCAGTGTGAGCACCTTCTACGCGCTGGCCGCCGCGCGCGAACGCATCGCGCCCAGCGTGCGCACGGAGGGCATGGCGGGTCGTGCGGACTTGCCGCGGTTTCGGGTGTACTGCAGCGAGCACGCGCACTCGTCCATCGACAAGGCCGTCATTGCGCTTGGCCTGGGCCATCACAACCTGGTCAAGATTCCCGCCGACGACATGCTGCGCATGCGGCCTGACGCGCTGCGCGACGCCATGGCCGCCGATGTGGCGCAGGGCTATCGCCCCATGGCCGTCGTGCCCTGCGTAGGCACCACCAGTGCCACCAGCGTGGACCCGGTGGCGGCCGTGGTGCAGGTGGCCCGCGAGTACGACTGCTGGGTCCATGTGGACGCGGCCTATGCCGGTGTGGCGGCCATCGTGCCCGAGCTGCGCTATGTCATGGACGGCGTGGACGGCGCCGATTCGTTTGTCGTCAATCCGCACAAGTGGCTGTTCACGCCCATGGACTGCTCGGTGCTGTACACGCGGCATCCCGATGTGCTCAAGCAGGCCTTTGCGCTGCTGCCCGAGTATCTCGTGACACGCACCGGCAGCGAAGCCGTGAACCTCATGGACTACGGCATTCAGCTGGGCCGTCGCTTTCGTGCGCTCAAACTCTGGATGACGCTGCGCGCCTACGGCGCCGAAGGCCTGGCCGAGCGCATTCGCTTCCACTGCGAACTCGCGCGCGAGTTTGCCGGCATGGTGCACTTCGAGGGCGGATGGGAACTCACGGCGCCGGTCACGCTCTCCCTCGTGTGTTTCCGTCACGTACCATCGGACATGGACGAAGTGGCGCTGGCCGCGCACAATGCCCGCATCATGGAGCGCGTGAATGCACGCGGGCGGGTGTACCTGTCACACACGAAGCTGAATGGTCGTTACACGCTGCGTCTGGCGGTGGGCAACATTCGCAGCGACCGCGAGCATATCACACTGGCCTGGCAGGAGCTGCGCGACGCGGCGCGTGCGGAATTGGCGAATTGA
- a CDS encoding M20 metallopeptidase family protein, with product MANTMRPLGLFAALLLSAAPAAAQSSLTTEIDRRTAAIASKLTAWRHDIHQHPELGYQEKRTAALVAAHLKSLGLDVQENVGGIPGVVAVLKGGKPGPTIAMRADMDALPVTELVDVPYKSTVRTVYNGVETGVMHACGHDLHTAMLMGVAEVFAGMRAQLPGTVKFLFQPAEEVPPRGGAQPMIEAGVMQGVDAVLGLHVGPGPLGTLSWRSGAISAASDAWRIVVHGKQTHGAFPSNGVDPIVVSAEIVTALQTVVSRSLDLTQGPAVLTVGAIHGGLRENIIPDSVWMIGTIRTFDAKAREKVGVRMKEIAQHIAAAHGATADVSVTLGYGSTINDAALVGRLAPVLQRVSAGKAFESKTQSMAGEDFSRFANVAPGFFFNLSVTPPSVDLMGVASNHSPLFQADDNAMPVGVRAMANAALELLVGGVPKRAQ from the coding sequence ATGGCGAACACCATGCGTCCACTCGGCCTTTTTGCCGCTCTGCTCCTGAGCGCGGCCCCCGCCGCGGCCCAGTCGTCACTCACCACCGAGATCGACCGCCGCACCGCCGCCATTGCGTCCAAGCTCACCGCCTGGCGCCATGACATCCACCAGCACCCGGAGCTCGGCTACCAGGAGAAGCGCACCGCCGCCCTGGTTGCCGCGCATCTCAAGAGCCTCGGCCTCGACGTGCAGGAGAACGTGGGCGGCATTCCGGGTGTGGTGGCCGTGCTCAAGGGCGGCAAGCCCGGGCCCACCATTGCCATGCGCGCCGACATGGACGCGCTGCCGGTGACCGAGCTGGTGGACGTGCCGTACAAGAGTACCGTGCGCACGGTGTACAACGGCGTGGAGACGGGCGTCATGCACGCCTGCGGACACGACCTGCACACGGCCATGCTGATGGGTGTGGCCGAGGTGTTTGCCGGCATGCGCGCGCAGTTGCCGGGCACGGTCAAGTTTCTCTTTCAGCCGGCCGAGGAAGTGCCGCCGCGCGGCGGCGCGCAGCCCATGATCGAGGCCGGCGTCATGCAGGGCGTGGACGCGGTGCTGGGCTTGCACGTGGGCCCGGGTCCGCTTGGCACACTGAGCTGGCGTTCGGGTGCCATCTCCGCGGCCAGCGACGCGTGGCGCATTGTGGTGCATGGCAAGCAGACGCACGGGGCGTTTCCGTCCAATGGCGTCGACCCCATCGTGGTGAGCGCGGAAATCGTAACGGCGTTGCAGACGGTAGTGTCGCGCTCACTCGATCTCACGCAGGGCCCCGCAGTGCTCACGGTGGGCGCCATTCACGGCGGACTGCGCGAGAACATCATTCCCGACTCGGTGTGGATGATCGGCACCATTCGCACCTTCGATGCCAAGGCGCGCGAAAAGGTGGGTGTGCGCATGAAGGAAATTGCGCAGCATATCGCGGCCGCGCATGGCGCCACCGCCGATGTGAGTGTGACGCTGGGTTACGGCAGCACCATCAATGATGCCGCGCTGGTGGGGCGACTGGCGCCGGTGCTGCAGCGCGTGAGCGCGGGCAAGGCCTTCGAGAGCAAGACCCAGAGCATGGCGGGCGAAGACTTCTCGCGTTTTGCCAACGTGGCGCCGGGATTTTTCTTCAACCTGAGCGTGACACCGCCGAGCGTGGATTTGATGGGGGTGGCGAGCAATCACTCGCCGCTGTTCCAGGCCGATGACAACGCGATGCCCGTGGGCGTGCGGGCCATGGCCAACGCAGCGCTGGAGTTGTTGGTGGGAGGAGTGCCGAAGCGGGCCCAGTAG
- a CDS encoding 6-bladed beta-propeller produces MLAVAVGGCDGKASASSEGDVPAASLALLWEKGDSEVSPDQDFGRIVDAALDGELNAYVLDASTNNIRVFDKDGRSLRTLSRSGRGPGELTEPVSLVHDGKGTLYVLDRVNGLVSIPTSSSNAVPGKSALLPFVGSDFCLLRENAIVFGSHNGHPLHEVTFSGSIVRSFGDFDGPTEYPQHVPALNSKGKVACFPELDVVLTVPQLFPVVRAYRLADGAPLWADSVRGVVPWGVVVNPQFYSTGQHRDGSDEPIVLRPLGSEQAVLQYRRSHQIDSAVATCVITVRTGGCLAVRDSTPRLVAARDGLVLSFTHGDYHKVALYRRRSANWTVEP; encoded by the coding sequence TTGCTGGCCGTCGCTGTTGGAGGCTGCGACGGCAAAGCGTCAGCGAGTTCCGAGGGCGATGTGCCGGCAGCATCTCTTGCGCTCCTTTGGGAGAAGGGCGATTCCGAGGTCAGCCCAGACCAGGATTTCGGGCGCATCGTCGATGCTGCCCTCGACGGAGAATTGAACGCATATGTCCTTGATGCTTCAACCAACAACATCCGGGTTTTCGACAAGGATGGGCGTTCGCTCCGCACATTGAGCAGAAGTGGCAGAGGGCCTGGCGAGTTGACCGAACCGGTGTCTTTGGTTCATGACGGCAAAGGCACGCTGTATGTGCTTGATCGCGTGAATGGGTTGGTGTCCATTCCAACCAGCAGCAGCAATGCAGTGCCTGGCAAGAGCGCACTGCTGCCGTTCGTTGGGTCAGATTTCTGCCTGTTGCGAGAGAATGCCATCGTATTCGGCAGTCACAACGGACATCCGCTTCACGAGGTGACGTTTTCGGGAAGCATCGTCCGATCGTTTGGCGACTTTGATGGTCCGACGGAGTATCCGCAACACGTTCCGGCACTCAATAGCAAAGGGAAGGTGGCCTGCTTCCCCGAGCTGGACGTGGTTCTCACCGTTCCTCAGCTATTTCCAGTCGTCCGCGCATACCGGCTTGCAGACGGGGCGCCTCTTTGGGCCGACTCCGTTCGGGGCGTTGTGCCGTGGGGCGTCGTGGTAAACCCACAGTTCTATTCAACCGGGCAGCACCGGGATGGATCCGATGAACCGATTGTACTTCGTCCACTTGGGTCAGAGCAGGCAGTCTTGCAGTACCGGCGATCTCATCAGATTGACAGTGCCGTTGCCACCTGCGTGATCACGGTTCGAACAGGAGGCTGCCTGGCCGTCAGAGACTCTACACCTCGGCTGGTCGCTGCTCGAGATGGACTGGTACTATCGTTTACCCATGGCGACTACCACAAAGTGGCGCTCTACAGGCGGAGGTCGGCCAACTGGACAGTTGAACCGTAA
- a CDS encoding aminotransferase class V-fold PLP-dependent enzyme → MMPTTRRDFLRDSALLGAAGMALPSDLLAASPGASGTLASVVPATAVPAPAVGSFSLSDPADESAWAKVAAMYRVTDKVTNMEAGYWGLMAQPVLARYHEHIDRMNRDNSYFARREYPALFRGVREKVAAFVGAKPSEIALSRGATEALQALIGQYNRVKAGDTIMYADLDYNAMQWAMNGLAQRTGATVARLDIPEPASRENILAAYDAALRANPRTKLLLLTHCNNKTGLLLPVKDIVALARPRGVDVVVDAAHSFGQVPLTVQDLDAEFIGLNLHKWIGAPVGAGAMYIREGHLDKIDRAHADESAPLTSIDSRLHTGTTNFATVMTIPDAIAFQESIGLANKAARVRYLRDRWVKAVRNVPGVDVLTPDDPHLTGAITAFRLHGRGTREANSGIARTLHDEFGVFTFQRTGLAKGDCVRVTPTLYNSAADADKLAAAITTIAGRG, encoded by the coding sequence ATGATGCCCACCACCCGCCGCGACTTCCTGCGTGATTCCGCCCTGCTCGGCGCTGCCGGCATGGCCCTGCCGTCCGACCTGCTCGCCGCCAGCCCGGGCGCTTCCGGAACATTGGCTTCTGTGGTTCCGGCTACTGCCGTTCCGGCTCCCGCTGTTGGCAGTTTCAGTCTCTCTGATCCTGCCGACGAATCCGCCTGGGCCAAGGTCGCCGCCATGTACCGCGTTACCGACAAGGTGACCAACATGGAGGCCGGCTACTGGGGGCTCATGGCGCAGCCCGTGCTGGCGCGCTACCACGAGCACATCGATCGCATGAATCGCGACAACTCGTACTTCGCGCGGCGCGAGTATCCGGCGCTGTTCCGCGGTGTGCGCGAAAAGGTGGCGGCGTTTGTGGGCGCCAAGCCCAGCGAGATTGCCCTCTCGCGTGGGGCCACCGAAGCGCTGCAGGCCCTCATTGGCCAGTACAATCGCGTGAAGGCCGGCGACACCATCATGTACGCCGACCTCGATTACAACGCCATGCAGTGGGCCATGAACGGCCTCGCGCAGCGCACGGGGGCCACTGTGGCCAGGCTCGACATTCCCGAGCCCGCGAGCCGCGAGAACATTCTGGCCGCCTACGATGCGGCGCTGCGCGCGAATCCACGCACGAAGCTGCTGCTGCTCACGCACTGCAACAACAAGACGGGCCTGCTGCTTCCGGTCAAGGATATCGTGGCGCTGGCGCGTCCGCGTGGTGTGGACGTGGTGGTGGATGCCGCCCATTCGTTCGGTCAGGTGCCGCTCACGGTGCAGGACCTGGACGCCGAGTTCATCGGGCTCAACCTGCACAAGTGGATTGGCGCGCCGGTGGGCGCGGGCGCCATGTACATCCGCGAGGGGCATCTCGACAAGATCGACCGCGCGCATGCCGACGAGTCGGCGCCGCTCACCAGCATCGATAGCCGGTTGCACACGGGCACCACCAACTTCGCGACGGTCATGACCATTCCCGACGCGATCGCCTTTCAGGAGTCCATTGGCCTCGCCAACAAGGCGGCGCGTGTACGCTACCTGCGCGACCGCTGGGTGAAGGCCGTGCGCAACGTGCCGGGTGTGGACGTGCTCACGCCTGACGATCCGCACCTGACCGGTGCCATCACGGCCTTCCGTCTGCACGGACGTGGCACGCGAGAAGCCAACAGCGGCATCGCGCGCACGCTGCATGACGAGTTCGGCGTGTTCACCTTCCAGCGTACGGGTCTCGCCAAGGGCGATTGTGTGCGCGTCACGCCCACGCTGTACAACTCGGCCGCCGACGCCGACAAGCTGGCGGCGGCCATTACCACGATTGCGGGGCGGGGGTAA
- a CDS encoding DedA family protein has product LTEEIAPVLGGIAVHENQLRLMPLVWAITLGGWAATALLYALGRSKWDWIRRRLPRWRAAGTVALRVVGAHPLKASFLVRFAFGLRIMLPVACGAARVPWYVYLPVSLLGSLAWTAVYIVLGIAAGEAAVQAIGLFGKYGKVVGIIAALVTALFVIRWQRKRAERKAARRAARRAGR; this is encoded by the coding sequence CTCACCGAGGAAATCGCACCCGTGCTCGGCGGTATTGCCGTGCACGAGAACCAGCTGCGGCTCATGCCACTGGTGTGGGCCATTACGCTGGGCGGCTGGGCGGCCACGGCGCTGCTGTATGCCTTGGGGCGCAGCAAGTGGGATTGGATTCGTCGCCGTCTGCCCCGCTGGCGGGCGGCTGGCACCGTGGCGCTGCGGGTGGTGGGCGCGCACCCGCTCAAGGCGTCATTCCTCGTGCGCTTTGCGTTCGGTCTGCGCATCATGCTGCCAGTGGCCTGTGGCGCGGCGCGGGTGCCCTGGTACGTCTATCTGCCGGTGTCGCTGCTGGGGTCGTTGGCCTGGACCGCGGTGTACATCGTACTTGGCATTGCTGCGGGCGAAGCCGCGGTGCAGGCCATCGGCCTGTTCGGCAAGTATGGCAAGGTGGTGGGCATCATTGCCGCGCTGGTCACGGCGCTGTTTGTGATCCGCTGGCAGCGCAAGCGCGCCGAGCGGAAGGCGGCCCGACGGGCGGCTCGGCGGGCGGGGCGCTGA
- a CDS encoding efflux RND transporter permease subunit → MLISDFAIKRPLLTVVAMLALVGFGLVALTQLETDEFPEVQPPIVLTTIVYPGASPDQVEREVLEPIEEAIQAISGVKSINGEARDGFAQIVTQFVFSKDLQEATQDIRDAISVKRQDLPQEIEEPILKKFNPTDAPIVTLGLASSTLTPAQLTLLADPGITRELRAIPGVADVSITGAVKRELTVNLDPQRLLAAGVSVPQVVGALQAGNLAVPVGRLNGALDERTIRLKGRLDGPQDFMQMVVAEKNGRVIRLGDVATATDGIEEQRTLALFNGREAVGLEIKKTKGYSTTAVAEAILKKVDELRPTLPKGVQFEVVKNKGERVEDSVANVQSALIEGAVLTVLVVFLFLNSWRSTVITGLALPVSVLASFVAVWAFGFTLNTMSLLGLSLAIGILIDDAIVVRENIVRHVEMGKDHYEAARDGTDEIGLAVAATTFSIVAVFVPIAFLEGEAGQWFKPFALTIACSVLVSLFVSFSLDPMLSAYWPDPHLEEHQKSWITKKLDKFNHWFNGLANGYRGLIGWALDHPKSMVTLAVGTFFFALAMPAMGLVGGSFFPIEDNSEIMMTVESPPGANIDYLRQKVNEALVIGEKQPEVMYSFVTAGGASGAVDVASVYFKLKPKAERLATGERDAESLGAVLREEVKSIGGATVAVFTNDFAGQEKQISLELRGANKDALQTVADQYLTAVKSTKGAVDVGLSTKGQKPELTVQIDRGLAGSLGLSVGQVAQAIRPAFAGLDAGDWVDASNETRKVMIRLSPEARARGADLAQLPIAVGSGPNASLIPLEQVARIRSDLGPAVINHLNRDNVIKVQANVAGRSLSEVTNEITAKTKDITLPPGVTLSSGGQVEQQNEVFTSIFVALGVAVALMYLILVVQFGSFLDPVAILISLPLSLIGVMGALAITGHTINLMSLIGVILLCGIVAKNAILLIDFAKFSREKNGMPLREALIEAGAIRLRPILMTTFALIAGMIPVALGRGEGAQFRAPLGVAVIGGVITSTILTLLVIPTFYEIFDNMRGGLLRRVGLTPPHTGQFRTMDMPVPEAGD, encoded by the coding sequence ATGCTGATTTCAGATTTTGCCATCAAGCGACCACTGCTTACAGTGGTCGCCATGCTGGCACTGGTGGGCTTCGGCCTCGTCGCGCTCACGCAGCTCGAGACCGATGAGTTCCCCGAAGTGCAGCCGCCCATTGTGCTCACCACCATCGTCTACCCGGGCGCCTCGCCTGACCAGGTGGAACGCGAGGTGCTCGAGCCCATCGAAGAGGCCATCCAGGCCATCTCGGGCGTCAAGTCCATCAACGGCGAAGCGCGTGATGGCTTTGCGCAGATCGTCACGCAGTTCGTGTTCTCGAAGGACCTGCAGGAAGCCACGCAGGACATTCGCGACGCCATCAGCGTGAAGCGTCAGGATCTACCGCAGGAAATCGAGGAGCCCATCCTCAAGAAGTTCAATCCCACCGACGCGCCCATCGTTACGCTGGGGCTGGCGTCGAGCACGCTCACGCCGGCGCAGCTCACGCTGCTCGCTGATCCGGGCATCACGCGCGAACTGCGCGCTATTCCCGGCGTGGCCGACGTCTCCATCACGGGTGCCGTGAAGCGCGAACTCACGGTCAATCTTGATCCGCAGCGATTGCTCGCTGCGGGGGTGAGTGTGCCGCAAGTGGTGGGCGCACTGCAGGCAGGCAACCTGGCCGTACCGGTCGGTCGTCTCAATGGCGCGCTCGACGAGCGCACCATCCGTCTCAAGGGCCGCCTCGACGGACCGCAGGACTTCATGCAGATGGTCGTGGCCGAAAAGAACGGCCGGGTCATCCGCCTGGGTGATGTGGCCACGGCCACCGACGGCATTGAAGAGCAGCGCACGCTCGCGCTCTTCAACGGCCGCGAAGCCGTGGGTCTCGAGATCAAGAAGACCAAGGGCTACAGCACGACGGCCGTCGCCGAAGCCATCCTCAAGAAGGTCGACGAGCTGCGCCCCACGCTGCCCAAGGGCGTGCAGTTCGAAGTCGTGAAGAACAAGGGCGAGCGCGTGGAAGACTCAGTCGCCAACGTGCAGAGCGCGCTCATCGAAGGCGCGGTGCTCACGGTGCTGGTGGTGTTCCTCTTCCTCAATTCGTGGCGCTCGACGGTCATCACCGGTCTCGCGCTGCCGGTGTCGGTGCTGGCCAGCTTCGTGGCCGTGTGGGCCTTTGGTTTCACACTCAACACCATGTCGTTGCTTGGCCTCTCACTGGCCATCGGTATTCTCATCGACGACGCCATCGTGGTGCGCGAGAACATTGTGCGTCACGTGGAGATGGGGAAGGATCACTACGAGGCCGCGCGTGACGGTACCGACGAAATCGGTCTCGCCGTGGCGGCCACCACGTTCTCCATCGTGGCTGTGTTCGTGCCCATCGCCTTCCTCGAAGGTGAAGCGGGTCAGTGGTTCAAGCCGTTTGCACTCACCATTGCCTGCTCGGTGCTGGTGTCGCTCTTCGTATCCTTCTCGCTTGACCCCATGCTGTCGGCCTACTGGCCCGATCCGCATCTCGAGGAGCACCAGAAGAGCTGGATCACGAAGAAGCTCGACAAGTTCAATCACTGGTTCAACGGGCTTGCCAACGGCTACCGCGGTCTCATTGGTTGGGCGCTCGATCATCCCAAGAGCATGGTCACGCTTGCGGTGGGCACGTTCTTCTTTGCCCTCGCCATGCCGGCCATGGGCCTTGTGGGTGGCAGTTTCTTCCCCATCGAGGACAACAGCGAAATCATGATGACGGTGGAGTCGCCGCCGGGCGCCAACATCGACTATCTGCGCCAGAAGGTCAACGAAGCGCTGGTCATCGGTGAGAAGCAGCCGGAAGTCATGTACAGCTTTGTCACCGCCGGTGGTGCGAGCGGCGCGGTCGACGTGGCGAGCGTCTACTTCAAGCTCAAGCCCAAGGCTGAGCGACTCGCCACTGGTGAGCGCGATGCCGAGTCGCTGGGCGCGGTGCTGCGTGAGGAAGTCAAGAGCATCGGCGGCGCGACGGTGGCGGTGTTCACCAACGATTTTGCGGGTCAGGAGAAGCAGATCTCGCTCGAGCTGCGCGGCGCCAACAAGGACGCGCTGCAAACGGTGGCCGACCAGTACCTCACGGCTGTCAAGAGCACAAAGGGCGCCGTGGACGTGGGGCTCAGCACCAAGGGCCAGAAGCCCGAACTCACGGTGCAGATCGATCGCGGCCTTGCCGGTTCGCTTGGACTGAGCGTGGGCCAGGTGGCTCAGGCCATCCGTCCGGCTTTTGCCGGTCTCGATGCCGGCGACTGGGTGGATGCCAGCAACGAGACCCGCAAGGTCATGATCCGTCTCTCGCCTGAAGCGCGTGCGCGTGGCGCAGACCTCGCGCAATTGCCCATTGCGGTGGGGTCGGGGCCCAACGCCTCGCTCATTCCGCTCGAGCAGGTGGCGCGCATTCGCAGTGACCTCGGACCGGCCGTCATCAACCACCTCAATCGCGACAACGTGATCAAGGTGCAGGCCAACGTGGCGGGTCGTTCGTTGTCGGAAGTCACCAACGAGATCACGGCCAAGACCAAGGACATCACCCTGCCGCCCGGCGTGACGCTCTCGAGCGGCGGTCAGGTGGAGCAGCAGAACGAGGTCTTCACCAGCATCTTCGTGGCGCTGGGTGTGGCGGTGGCGCTCATGTACCTCATTCTCGTGGTGCAGTTCGGTTCCTTCCTCGATCCGGTCGCCATTCTCATCTCGCTGCCGCTCTCGCTCATCGGTGTCATGGGCGCCCTGGCCATTACGGGGCACACCATCAACCTCATGAGCCTCATCGGCGTGATCCTGCTCTGCGGTATCGTGGCCAAGAACGCCATTCTGCTCATCGACTTCGCGAAGTTCTCGCGTGAGAAGAACGGCATGCCGCTGCGTGAGGCGCTCATCGAGGCGGGTGCCATTCGCCTGCGTCCCATCCTCATGACCACCTTCGCGCTCATCGCCGGCATGATTCCGGTGGCGCTGGGTCGTGGTGAAGGCGCGCAGTTCCGTGCGCCGCTGGGTGTGGCCGTCATCGGTGGTGTGATCACCAGTACCATCCTCACGCTGCTGGTCATTCCCACGTTCTACGAGATCTTCGACAACATGCGTGGCGGGCTGCTGCGTCGGGTGGGGCTCACGCCGCCGCACACGGGGCAGTTCCGTACCATGGACATGCCGGTGCCGGAGGCCGGCGACTGA